Proteins encoded by one window of Streptomyces sp. NBC_01571:
- a CDS encoding LD-carboxypeptidase, which translates to MKSLTRPDRLAPGARVAVVSPSGPVPEERLEAGLDLLRGWDLDPVVAPHVLDRHAEFNYLAGADADRAADFQAAWCDPEVSAVFCARGGYGAQRMVDLLDWDAIRSAGPKVFLGFSDITALHEAFATRVGLVTLHGPMVAALDFLKNARTQEHLRATLFEPETVRTLTSGTSETGGALVSGRARGVTLGGCVSLLAADLGTPHARASAEGGLLLIEDIGEEAYRLDRILTQLLRAGWLDRVAGIALGSWVDCGPYESLRAVFADRLGGLGVPVVEDFGFGHCEGALTIPFGVGAELDADAGTLTLDEPALA; encoded by the coding sequence GTGAAGTCCCTGACCCGTCCCGACCGCCTCGCACCCGGGGCCCGCGTCGCCGTCGTCTCGCCGAGCGGTCCCGTGCCCGAGGAACGGCTGGAGGCGGGCCTCGACCTGCTGCGCGGCTGGGACCTCGATCCCGTGGTGGCCCCCCATGTCCTGGACCGGCACGCCGAGTTCAACTACCTCGCGGGCGCCGACGCCGACCGCGCCGCCGACTTCCAGGCCGCGTGGTGCGACCCCGAGGTGTCCGCGGTGTTCTGCGCCCGCGGCGGCTACGGCGCGCAGCGCATGGTCGACCTCCTCGACTGGGACGCGATCCGCTCCGCGGGCCCCAAGGTGTTCCTCGGCTTCAGCGACATCACCGCACTGCACGAGGCGTTCGCGACCCGCGTCGGGCTGGTCACCCTGCACGGACCGATGGTCGCGGCCCTCGACTTCCTGAAGAACGCGCGGACGCAGGAGCACCTGCGGGCGACGCTCTTCGAACCGGAGACCGTGCGAACCCTCACGTCCGGCACGTCCGAGACGGGGGGCGCGCTGGTGTCGGGGCGGGCCCGGGGTGTCACCCTCGGCGGCTGCGTCAGCCTGCTCGCCGCCGACCTCGGCACTCCGCACGCCCGAGCCTCCGCCGAGGGCGGCCTGCTGCTGATCGAGGACATCGGCGAGGAGGCCTACCGGCTGGACCGGATCCTCACCCAGCTCCTGCGGGCCGGATGGCTCGACCGGGTCGCCGGGATCGCGCTCGGTTCGTGGGTGGACTGCGGCCCCTACGAGAGCCTGCGGGCCGTCTTCGCCGACCGGCTGGGCGGCCTCGGGGTGCCGGTCGTCGAGGACTTCGGATTCGGCCACTGCGAAGGGGCCCTCACGATTCCGTTCGGGGTCGGGGCGGAACTGGACGCGGACGCGGGGACGCTGACGCTGGACGAGCCCGCACTCGCGTAG
- a CDS encoding VOC family protein has translation MEILGTTLRICVDDLEASVPFYERLAGGRALRFERGGVSVAAVGCFLLMSGPEAELDVLRKVTATIAVKDVEEAHRVLGELGAHILAGPVGTPAGRNLIAMHPDGAVYEYVDRGTAR, from the coding sequence ATGGAGATTCTGGGAACCACGCTGCGTATCTGCGTCGACGACCTGGAGGCTTCGGTCCCCTTCTACGAAAGGCTGGCGGGCGGCCGCGCCCTGCGGTTCGAGCGCGGGGGCGTGTCGGTCGCCGCGGTGGGCTGCTTCCTGCTGATGAGCGGACCGGAGGCCGAGCTGGACGTCCTGCGCAAGGTCACCGCGACCATCGCCGTCAAGGACGTCGAGGAGGCCCATCGGGTGCTCGGCGAGCTGGGTGCGCACATTCTGGCGGGGCCCGTGGGGACACCCGCGGGCCGCAACCTGATCGCCATGCATCCGGACGGGGCCGTGTACGAGTACGTGGACCGCGGGACGGCCCGGTAA
- a CDS encoding GNAT family N-acetyltransferase — protein MPEIDSPYLAQGPRAGIRHFTYEDAAEFTARARESKALHQPWLFPPGSPDAYAAYAGRLIKDPTKAGFLVCERDGGAIAGFININNIVEGGFLSGALGYGAFAHAAGRGLMSEGLGLVVRYAFTTMGLHRLEINAQPGNAASIALARRCGFRLEGFSPDFIHIDGAWRDHERWAITAEMTSSP, from the coding sequence ATGCCTGAGATCGACTCCCCCTACCTCGCCCAGGGCCCCCGCGCGGGCATACGTCACTTCACGTACGAGGACGCGGCCGAGTTCACCGCGCGGGCCCGCGAGAGCAAGGCCCTGCACCAGCCCTGGCTCTTCCCGCCGGGAAGCCCCGACGCCTACGCGGCGTACGCGGGACGGCTCATCAAGGACCCCACGAAGGCCGGATTTCTCGTCTGCGAGCGGGACGGCGGTGCCATCGCCGGCTTCATCAACATCAACAACATCGTCGAGGGCGGCTTTCTGAGCGGAGCGCTCGGATACGGCGCCTTCGCGCACGCCGCGGGGCGGGGGCTCATGTCCGAGGGGCTCGGGCTCGTGGTCCGGTACGCCTTCACGACGATGGGGCTGCACCGGCTGGAGATCAACGCCCAGCCCGGGAACGCCGCCTCCATCGCGCTGGCGCGGCGCTGCGGATTCCGGCTGGAGGGCTTCTCGCCGGACTTCATCCACATCGACGGGGCCTGGCGCGACCACGAACGCTGGGCGATCACCGCGGAGATGACCTCTTCCCCGTGA
- a CDS encoding class I SAM-dependent methyltransferase, translating to MPKPQETAVYTHGHHESVLRSHTWRTAANSAAYLLDSLKPHMKILDIGCGPGTITADLAELVPDGQVTGVDHAPGILDRARATATDRGLRNVEFGVADVHALDFPDDTFCVVHAHQVLQHVGDPVRALREMRRVTRPGGFIAVRDADYSAMAWYPEVPGMTDWQDLYLRVARANGGEPAAGRRLRSWALAAGLTDITATSSTWTFATEAEREWWSGLWADRTLASAYADRATEGGHATTGQLRAVSEAWREWGRREDGWFSVLHGEILCRKDV from the coding sequence ATGCCGAAGCCGCAGGAGACCGCCGTCTACACGCACGGCCACCACGAGTCCGTACTGCGCTCGCACACCTGGCGCACCGCCGCCAACTCCGCGGCCTACCTGCTCGACTCGCTCAAGCCCCACATGAAGATCCTGGACATCGGCTGCGGCCCGGGCACCATCACCGCCGACCTGGCGGAACTGGTTCCGGACGGACAGGTCACCGGCGTCGACCACGCACCCGGGATCCTGGACCGGGCCCGCGCCACGGCGACCGACCGCGGTCTGCGCAACGTGGAGTTCGGGGTCGCGGACGTGCACGCCCTGGACTTCCCGGACGACACCTTCTGCGTCGTCCACGCCCACCAGGTGCTGCAACACGTGGGCGACCCGGTGCGGGCGCTGCGCGAGATGCGCCGGGTGACCAGACCGGGTGGCTTCATCGCCGTCCGCGACGCGGACTACTCGGCCATGGCCTGGTATCCCGAGGTACCGGGGATGACCGACTGGCAGGACCTGTATCTGCGCGTCGCGCGCGCCAACGGGGGCGAACCGGCCGCGGGCCGCCGTCTCAGGTCGTGGGCACTGGCCGCCGGGCTCACGGACATCACCGCGACGTCGAGCACCTGGACCTTCGCCACCGAGGCGGAACGGGAGTGGTGGAGCGGGCTGTGGGCCGATCGCACCCTGGCCTCGGCGTACGCGGACCGGGCCACCGAGGGCGGGCACGCGACCACCGGGCAACTGCGGGCCGTGTCGGAGGCGTGGCGCGAGTGGGGGCGGCGGGAGGACGGCTGGTTCTCCGTGCTGCACGGGGAGATCCTCTGCCGGAAGGACGTGTGA
- a CDS encoding RNA polymerase sigma factor SigF: protein MGNQVSAKRHPHDDAPDTTEAFRRLAALPAGGARDALREEIVEAWLPMADRLAGRFRNRGENLEDLRQVAALGLVKAVDRYDPELGNAFESYAVPTVTGEIKRHFRDHMWTVHVPRRVQDLRNRVRFAQQELSGTVSGHGPTVAEIAAHARMSEEDVRAGLEALESFSALSLDAELRGSDDGYSLSDALGSADPALDVVIDREAVKPRLRALPERERTILYMRFFGDMTQSSIAEQLGISQMHVSRLISRCCARLRNQVLRDAA from the coding sequence ATGGGAAACCAAGTGAGCGCGAAACGCCACCCGCACGATGACGCCCCCGACACCACGGAGGCGTTCCGAAGGCTCGCCGCGCTCCCCGCGGGGGGAGCGCGTGACGCACTCCGTGAGGAGATCGTCGAGGCCTGGCTGCCCATGGCCGACCGGCTCGCGGGCCGGTTCCGCAACCGTGGCGAGAACCTGGAGGATCTGCGGCAGGTGGCGGCGCTCGGCCTGGTCAAGGCCGTCGACCGGTACGACCCCGAACTCGGGAACGCCTTCGAGAGCTACGCCGTGCCGACCGTGACCGGTGAGATCAAGCGCCACTTCCGCGACCACATGTGGACCGTCCATGTGCCGCGCCGGGTTCAGGACCTGCGCAACCGTGTGCGGTTCGCCCAGCAGGAACTGTCGGGGACCGTCTCGGGCCACGGGCCCACTGTCGCCGAGATCGCCGCGCACGCCCGGATGAGCGAGGAGGACGTCCGGGCCGGTCTGGAGGCACTGGAGAGCTTCAGCGCGCTCTCCCTCGACGCCGAGCTCCGGGGCAGTGACGACGGGTACTCGCTCAGCGACGCCCTCGGCTCGGCCGACCCCGCCCTCGACGTCGTGATCGACCGCGAGGCCGTCAAGCCCCGGCTGCGGGCTCTGCCCGAGCGTGAACGCACCATCCTCTACATGCGGTTCTTCGGCGATATGACGCAGAGCAGCATCGCGGAGCAGCTCGGCATCTCGCAGATGCACGTCTCCCGGCTGATCAGCCGTTGCTGTGCGCGGCTGCGGAACCAGGTCCTGCGCGACGCGGCGTAG
- a CDS encoding DUF1049 domain-containing protein, protein MSPKTPDASGTSGAKSRAGLMTPGRTTVMAMVLLALVFVFENTRSTKIRLLIPEVTTPLWMALLGTGAIGALCGAYSTRRRP, encoded by the coding sequence ATGAGTCCGAAGACCCCCGACGCCTCCGGCACGAGCGGTGCGAAGAGCCGCGCCGGGCTGATGACACCGGGCAGGACCACCGTCATGGCGATGGTCCTCCTTGCCCTGGTCTTCGTCTTCGAGAACACCCGGAGCACGAAGATCCGGCTGCTGATCCCGGAAGTGACCACGCCCCTGTGGATGGCACTGCTGGGCACCGGGGCGATCGGCGCGCTGTGCGGGGCGTACTCCACGAGGCGACGGCCGTGA
- a CDS encoding ATP-binding cassette domain-containing protein, translated as MGHLEAAHLEYYLPDGRALLGDVSFRVGEGAVVALVGPNGAGKTTLLRLISGELKPHGGTVTVGGGLGVMRQFVGSVRDETTVRDLLVSVAPPRIREAAKAVDAAEHDLMAVDDEASQLRYAQALSDWAEVRGYESETLWDMCTTAALGVPYEKAQWRLVRTLSGGEQKRLVLKALLRGTDEVLLLDEPDNYLDVPGKRWLEERLEETRKTVLFVSHDRELLARAAEKIVSVEPSPTGADAWVHGGGFATYHEARQERFARFEELRRRWDEKHAQLKKLVLNLRQAASISHELASRYQAAQTRLRKFEEAGPPPEPPREQDIRMRLHGGRTGVRAITCQGLELTGLMNPFDLEVFYGERVAVLGSNGSGKSHFLRLLAGDTVAHTGAWKLGARVVPGHFAQTHAHPELEGRTLLDILWSEHSQDRGAAMSRLRRYELTAQAEQRFEKLSGGQQARFQILLLELEGSTALLLDEPTDNLDLESAEALQEGLEAYEGTVLAVTHDRWFARSFDRYLVFGSDGRIRETAEPVWDERRVERAR; from the coding sequence ATGGGACACCTCGAAGCCGCACATCTTGAGTACTACCTTCCCGACGGGAGGGCGCTGCTCGGCGACGTGTCGTTTCGGGTGGGGGAAGGGGCCGTCGTCGCCCTGGTCGGGCCCAACGGAGCGGGCAAGACCACACTGCTGCGGCTGATCTCGGGGGAGCTGAAGCCGCACGGGGGGACCGTCACCGTCGGTGGCGGCCTCGGTGTGATGCGCCAGTTCGTCGGCTCGGTACGGGACGAGACGACCGTACGGGACCTGCTCGTGTCCGTGGCACCGCCCCGCATCCGGGAGGCCGCGAAGGCCGTCGACGCCGCCGAGCACGACCTCATGGCCGTCGACGACGAGGCCTCCCAGCTCCGCTACGCGCAGGCCCTGTCCGACTGGGCCGAGGTGCGTGGATACGAGTCCGAGACGCTCTGGGACATGTGCACCACGGCCGCGCTGGGCGTCCCGTACGAGAAGGCGCAGTGGCGTCTGGTGCGGACGCTGTCCGGCGGTGAGCAGAAGCGGCTGGTGCTCAAAGCCCTGCTGCGCGGCACCGACGAGGTCCTGCTCCTCGACGAGCCGGACAACTATCTCGACGTACCGGGAAAGCGCTGGCTGGAGGAGCGGCTCGAGGAGACCCGCAAGACCGTCCTGTTCGTCTCCCACGACCGGGAGCTGCTGGCGCGCGCCGCCGAGAAGATCGTCAGCGTCGAGCCCAGCCCGACCGGCGCCGACGCCTGGGTGCACGGCGGCGGCTTCGCGACGTACCACGAGGCCCGCCAGGAGCGCTTCGCCCGCTTCGAGGAACTGCGCAGGCGCTGGGACGAGAAGCACGCCCAACTGAAGAAGCTGGTGCTGAACCTGCGTCAGGCGGCCTCCATCAGCCACGAGTTGGCCTCCCGCTACCAGGCCGCGCAGACCCGGCTGAGGAAGTTCGAGGAGGCCGGCCCGCCGCCGGAACCGCCGCGCGAACAGGACATCCGGATGCGGCTGCACGGCGGACGGACCGGTGTACGGGCGATCACCTGCCAGGGGCTTGAGCTCACCGGCCTGATGAACCCCTTCGACCTGGAGGTCTTCTACGGCGAGCGCGTCGCCGTGCTCGGTTCCAACGGCTCCGGGAAGTCGCACTTCCTGCGCCTGCTCGCCGGGGACACCGTCGCGCACACCGGCGCCTGGAAACTCGGCGCGCGGGTCGTCCCGGGTCACTTCGCGCAGACGCACGCCCACCCCGAGCTGGAGGGCCGCACGCTCCTCGACATCCTGTGGAGCGAGCACTCCCAGGACCGCGGCGCCGCGATGTCCCGGCTGCGCCGCTACGAGCTGACCGCCCAGGCCGAGCAGCGGTTCGAGAAGCTCTCCGGCGGCCAGCAGGCCCGCTTCCAGATCCTTCTGCTGGAGCTGGAGGGCTCGACCGCCCTGCTGCTGGACGAGCCGACCGACAACCTCGACCTGGAGTCGGCGGAGGCACTCCAGGAGGGCCTGGAGGCGTACGAGGGGACGGTCCTCGCGGTCACCCACGACCGCTGGTTCGCCCGTTCCTTCGACCGCTACCTGGTCTTCGGTTCCGACGGCCGGATCCGGGAGACGGCGGAGCCGGTCTGGGACGAGCGGCGCGTGGAGCGCGCCCGCTGA
- a CDS encoding DUF5107 domain-containing protein, which translates to MVVVTTIRRDVLTLPSAELGPSNPLPPLRPLDDAHRIDDRDREGLPRDMARQIGYEPLRDVLPERVRDGYDRHRTPRATDTIVIENDRLRVTVLPSRGGRVASLFHKPSQRELLYRNPVFQPACFALNGAWFSGGIEWNIGATGHTTLSCAPVHAARVTAPDGGEMLRLWEWERLRDLPFQVDLWLPDGSDFLHVGVRVRNPHEKPAPVYWWSNIAVPERRRVLVPADEAWHFGYERRLRRVPVPEHEGVDRTYPPRADFPADYFYEVPDGQRRWIAALDDAGEGLVQTSTDVLRGRKLFVWGSGAGGRRWQEWLTEPGTGGYCEIQAGLARTQLEHVRLDAEGEVTWLESYGPLTADDASARTVHGADWAAARADVEGRLERALPRADVEAAYAAWLPHADTEPGEVLHVGSGWGALEVLRAGYKLAGTPFEESTLGEAQAPWVELLRTGAFPEPRRVGPPGETLVAPHWRDMLETAPAKPLAEYHLGVAQWHAGDMAQAVRSWERALELAPSLWPLLRCLAVADQQAGNRERAADRYAEAFDDLCQERRDDGAAWTAATAALGREAMAALLAVRRTAEARAVWERLRPVTRERGRFRLIEAELLLAEGDREAARAVFDTGFEVADLREGAEAVGALWARLTDEALPGRYDFRMRPPATEWRVDPD; encoded by the coding sequence ATGGTCGTCGTGACGACGATCCGACGTGACGTACTGACGCTGCCGTCAGCGGAGTTGGGCCCCAGCAACCCCCTGCCGCCCCTGCGGCCGCTCGACGACGCGCACCGCATCGACGACCGGGACCGCGAGGGACTCCCTCGTGACATGGCCCGGCAGATCGGCTACGAACCCCTGCGCGACGTCCTGCCGGAACGGGTCCGCGACGGCTACGACAGACACCGCACGCCCCGCGCGACCGACACCATCGTGATCGAGAACGACCGGCTGCGGGTCACCGTACTGCCGTCCCGCGGGGGCCGTGTCGCCTCCCTCTTCCACAAGCCCTCGCAGCGCGAACTCCTGTACCGTAACCCGGTGTTCCAGCCCGCCTGCTTCGCACTCAACGGCGCCTGGTTCTCCGGCGGCATCGAGTGGAACATCGGCGCGACCGGTCACACCACCCTGTCCTGCGCGCCCGTCCACGCGGCCCGGGTCACCGCCCCCGACGGCGGTGAGATGCTCCGCCTGTGGGAGTGGGAACGGCTGCGCGACCTGCCCTTCCAGGTCGACCTGTGGCTGCCGGACGGCTCCGACTTCCTCCACGTCGGCGTCCGCGTCCGCAATCCGCACGAGAAACCCGCCCCCGTGTACTGGTGGTCCAACATCGCCGTTCCCGAGCGGCGCAGGGTGCTGGTCCCGGCGGACGAGGCCTGGCACTTCGGCTACGAGCGGCGGCTGCGCCGGGTGCCGGTACCGGAGCACGAGGGCGTCGACCGCACCTACCCGCCGCGCGCCGACTTCCCCGCCGACTACTTCTACGAAGTGCCCGACGGGCAGCGCCGCTGGATCGCCGCGCTCGACGACGCGGGTGAAGGGCTCGTCCAGACGTCCACCGACGTGCTGCGCGGACGCAAGCTGTTCGTCTGGGGTTCCGGCGCGGGCGGCCGGCGCTGGCAGGAATGGCTCACCGAGCCCGGCACCGGCGGCTACTGCGAGATCCAGGCCGGACTCGCCCGCACCCAGCTGGAGCATGTGCGGCTGGACGCGGAGGGCGAGGTGACATGGCTGGAGTCGTACGGGCCGCTGACGGCGGACGACGCGAGCGCGCGGACGGTCCACGGAGCCGACTGGGCCGCGGCGCGGGCGGACGTGGAGGGCCGCCTGGAGCGTGCCCTGCCACGGGCCGATGTCGAGGCGGCGTACGCGGCCTGGCTCCCGCACGCCGACACCGAACCCGGCGAGGTGCTCCACGTCGGGTCCGGCTGGGGAGCCCTCGAAGTGCTGCGCGCCGGCTACAAGTTGGCGGGGACGCCGTTCGAGGAGTCCACGCTCGGAGAGGCGCAGGCGCCGTGGGTGGAGCTGCTCAGGACCGGTGCCTTTCCCGAGCCACGACGGGTCGGGCCGCCGGGCGAGACGCTGGTCGCCCCGCACTGGCGGGACATGCTGGAGACGGCGCCCGCCAAGCCGCTCGCCGAGTACCACCTCGGCGTCGCCCAGTGGCATGCGGGGGACATGGCACAGGCGGTGCGCAGTTGGGAGCGGGCACTCGAACTCGCGCCGTCGCTATGGCCGTTGCTGCGCTGTCTGGCCGTCGCGGACCAGCAGGCGGGCAACCGGGAGCGGGCCGCCGACCGGTACGCCGAGGCCTTCGACGACCTGTGCCAGGAGCGCCGTGACGACGGTGCGGCGTGGACCGCGGCCACCGCCGCGCTCGGGCGGGAGGCCATGGCCGCGCTGCTCGCGGTGCGGCGGACGGCGGAGGCGCGGGCGGTCTGGGAGCGGCTGCGGCCCGTGACCCGCGAGCGGGGCCGATTCCGGCTGATCGAGGCCGAGTTGCTGCTCGCGGAGGGGGACCGGGAGGCCGCGCGGGCCGTGTTCGACACGGGGTTCGAGGTCGCCGATCTGCGGGAGGGGGCCGAGGCGGTCGGTGCGCTGTGGGCACGGCTGACCGACGAGGCGCTGCCCGGACGGTACGACTTCCGGATGCGGCCGCCGGCGACGGAGTGGCGCGTCGATCCGGACTGA
- a CDS encoding DUF6158 family protein: MTGVDPDRLDDQQLMRELETIHRTRHDTLLHGSNDALRTHNVRMAQLEGEYLRRHPRRPVAPGRTRDGARDRVFGEAV, encoded by the coding sequence ATGACCGGAGTCGACCCGGACCGGCTGGACGACCAGCAGCTGATGAGAGAGCTGGAGACGATCCACCGGACACGCCACGACACGCTGCTCCACGGCTCGAACGACGCGCTGCGGACCCACAACGTGCGCATGGCCCAGCTGGAGGGCGAGTACCTGCGCCGCCACCCGCGCCGTCCGGTCGCCCCGGGCCGGACACGCGACGGGGCCCGGGACCGGGTCTTCGGAGAAGCCGTCTGA
- a CDS encoding aminotransferase class I/II-fold pyridoxal phosphate-dependent enzyme, with the protein MRRTVPEGHGPVRYGPPLPDQGLPVLPELRAVLATAADRTEAEPPGGGPDLLDAARGYWNRRGLAAARDRMAAAPGAPALLLALTGALGGDVLVPRPCAAWWAPQARLLGRSVFHVATPAECGGLPDPYALLETVRRVRGEGGDPRLLVLSVADDPTATVAPPEVVHETVEAAVAEGLHVVSDETWRDTLHRPHDTVLLSPAEMLPEEVTVIADLSGAFLPQGWPAAVARFPLTDEGVRLRARVLDVLTVLGARVARPVAVAASYALDEPDAVTERLTAAVRLHACVADAVHRAVTGAGALARPPRAGRHLYVDLGPLRAALTAHGVGDAQELEDFLTARLGMPAPGGHRFGDDLGALRVRLGTGPLFGASDEERAQCLSSPSPLELPHVQRALTLLGSAFDDLRDDAQRWEPLR; encoded by the coding sequence ATGCGGCGGACGGTTCCGGAGGGGCACGGTCCGGTCCGCTACGGCCCGCCGCTCCCCGATCAGGGCCTGCCGGTGCTGCCGGAACTGCGCGCCGTCCTCGCCACCGCCGCGGACCGCACCGAGGCGGAGCCCCCCGGAGGCGGCCCCGACCTCCTCGACGCCGCCCGCGGCTACTGGAACCGGCGCGGCCTGGCCGCCGCACGCGATCGGATGGCCGCCGCCCCCGGCGCCCCCGCGCTGCTCCTCGCCCTGACCGGCGCGCTCGGCGGTGACGTCCTGGTGCCGAGGCCGTGCGCCGCCTGGTGGGCGCCGCAGGCGCGGCTGCTGGGCCGATCCGTGTTCCATGTGGCGACGCCCGCGGAGTGCGGCGGCCTGCCGGACCCGTACGCGCTGCTGGAGACGGTCCGCAGGGTCCGCGGCGAGGGCGGCGATCCACGGCTGCTCGTCCTCTCCGTCGCCGACGACCCCACGGCCACCGTCGCGCCGCCCGAGGTGGTCCACGAGACCGTCGAGGCCGCCGTGGCCGAGGGACTGCACGTGGTCAGCGACGAGACCTGGCGCGACACCCTGCACCGGCCGCACGACACCGTGCTGCTCAGCCCCGCCGAGATGCTTCCCGAAGAGGTCACCGTCATCGCGGACCTCTCCGGGGCCTTCCTGCCGCAGGGCTGGCCCGCCGCCGTGGCGCGCTTCCCGCTCACCGACGAGGGCGTCCGGCTGCGCGCCCGCGTCCTCGACGTGCTCACGGTGCTCGGCGCCCGCGTCGCCCGGCCGGTCGCCGTCGCGGCCTCGTACGCGCTCGACGAGCCGGACGCGGTCACCGAAAGACTCACGGCGGCGGTACGTCTGCACGCGTGCGTGGCCGACGCCGTGCACCGCGCGGTGACCGGCGCGGGTGCCCTCGCACGGCCGCCACGGGCCGGCAGACATCTGTACGTGGACCTCGGCCCGCTGCGCGCCGCGCTCACCGCGCACGGCGTCGGCGACGCGCAGGAACTGGAGGACTTCCTCACCGCCCGGCTCGGCATGCCCGCGCCAGGCGGCCACCGCTTCGGCGACGACCTCGGAGCGCTGCGGGTGCGGCTCGGGACCGGACCGCTGTTCGGCGCGAGCGACGAGGAGCGGGCGCAATGCCTCAGTTCACCCTCGCCGCTGGAACTGCCACATGTGCAACGTGCGTTGACCCTCTTGGGGTCGGCCTTCGACGATCTCCGCGACGACGCTCAGCGATGGGAGCCTCTTCGATGA
- a CDS encoding MBL fold metallo-hydrolase translates to MTQQSQSTTSTDTSAPDTDEPTPASTPAARSSPAAPETPAVLLPATPPAPPLRPTVPLAEPRPLGERRVWPGSFVDRLTAPLPGLRAFARFAREGALRPRPEGLADIPSLPFEPGPLPRVGTRTVAVSWAGHASWVIRTGGLTVLTDPVWSRRILGTPARITPVGVAWSALPRVDAVVISHNHYDHLDAPTLSRLPRHTPVFVPAGLGRWFRRRRFTRVTELDWWEAAELGGVRFDFVPAHHWSKRGLTDTCRTLWGGWVLTEPGGQRVYFAGDTGYGHWFEHIGRRYPGIDLALLPIGAYDPRWWLSDVHCDPEEAVRAAADLGARRMAPMHWGTFVLSAEPVLEPLTRVRAAWERAGLERVDLWDLPVGGSRVLG, encoded by the coding sequence ATGACGCAGCAGTCCCAGTCGACCACGAGCACCGACACCAGCGCACCCGACACCGACGAGCCGACGCCCGCCTCGACTCCCGCGGCGCGTTCCTCGCCCGCCGCCCCCGAAACCCCGGCAGTACTCCTTCCCGCCACCCCACCCGCCCCACCGCTCCGTCCCACCGTCCCGCTCGCCGAGCCCCGACCGCTCGGCGAGCGGCGTGTCTGGCCCGGATCGTTCGTCGACCGGCTGACCGCGCCGCTGCCGGGGCTGCGCGCCTTCGCCCGGTTCGCCCGGGAGGGCGCGCTGCGGCCCCGGCCCGAGGGGCTCGCCGACATCCCCTCCTTGCCCTTCGAACCAGGACCGCTGCCCCGGGTGGGCACGCGCACCGTCGCCGTCTCCTGGGCGGGGCACGCGAGTTGGGTGATCCGCACAGGTGGGCTCACCGTCCTCACCGACCCGGTCTGGTCCCGCAGGATCCTCGGCACCCCGGCCCGGATCACACCCGTCGGGGTGGCCTGGAGCGCGTTGCCGCGCGTCGACGCGGTCGTCATCAGCCACAACCACTACGACCATCTGGACGCCCCGACCCTGAGCCGTCTCCCGCGCCACACACCGGTGTTCGTGCCGGCCGGACTCGGGCGCTGGTTCCGGCGCCGCCGGTTCACCCGTGTCACCGAGCTGGACTGGTGGGAGGCGGCCGAACTCGGCGGCGTGCGCTTCGACTTCGTCCCTGCCCACCACTGGTCCAAGCGCGGTCTCACCGACACCTGCCGGACCCTGTGGGGCGGTTGGGTCCTGACGGAGCCCGGGGGACAACGGGTGTACTTCGCGGGGGACACCGGGTACGGCCACTGGTTCGAGCACATCGGCCGGCGGTATCCGGGCATCGACCTCGCCCTGCTGCCCATCGGCGCGTACGACCCCCGGTGGTGGCTCAGCGACGTCCACTGCGACCCGGAGGAGGCCGTCCGGGCCGCCGCAGACCTCGGCGCCCGCCGGATGGCGCCCATGCACTGGGGGACGTTCGTGCTCTCGGCGGAGCCGGTGCTGGAGCCCCTGACCAGGGTGCGGGCGGCCTGGGAGCGGGCGGGACTCGAGCGGGTGGACCTGTGGGATCTGCCGGTGGGGGGTTCCCGGGTGCTCGGGTGA